In Pleurocapsa minor HA4230-MV1, the genomic window GATGCTGCTGATATTCTGCATGTAATCTTTTCCTACCGCGAAGTGCTTGTCTAATAAACAAACTTCAAGATTTTAACTAAACTTTGCACCAATGCTGACAAACTTCATAAGTGTTTGTACTCAGTCCTATTATGCAAATACTATCATGATTTTGTGGCAGAAAACGCCTCAAATTATATTTGAATTGGGATTGCGTTATTTCCAGCTTAATTAGCATGATTAAATTATCTAAATTACTCAGGTAAGCAATTCTCCTGAATGTGAGTAAGCTAAGCTTTTTCATACCCTTGCTCATAAGCAAAACGAACTAGCTGAGTGCGATTGCTTAAGTCAAGCTTGCTGAGAATATTACTGAGGTGGGTTTGAACGGTTCTGGGACTAATAAACAAACGATCGCTGATCTGCTTGTTAGTATAGCCCTGAATGGTTTCCCAAAAAACTCTCTCTTCTGCGGGAGTTAAGGGTAAGGGTTTAGTGGGAACTGGGATAGCACTCTCTTCAATAGGTACAGTAGTTTGGCTCTCTTGAGCATTATTATTAAAGATCGTATCTTTTAACTGTGGACTAGCCAACTGCTCAATTAAATGGACTATTTCAGCATGAACCCGTCGCGATCGCTCGATCAAGGCTTCAATGTTTGCCAGCAGTTCCTTCATTTCAAACGGCTTAGTGAGATAGTTATCTGCGCCAATAGTATGACCCTGAACGCGATCGTTAAGTTCATTCTTCGCTGAGAGAAAAATAAAGGGAATGAGCTTTCCTGATGGCTGCGATCGCAGTTGACGACAAAATTCAAACCCATCCATTTCAGGCATGGAAACATCGGAGACAATAATATCTGGTACATCTTGACTAAACCGAGCCAAAGCATCCTTGCCAGAACCAACAGAAATGACCTGATAGCCTCTCTGTTCTAAAGAATTGTGCAAAATTCTGCGCAAGGTTAAATCATCGTCTACTATCAGTATTTTTTTCATTTCGTCTGCTTAAAGTAACTAAATTCAAATCTTTGCTGCTTTTTATTTTTATTTATATTTATTATTCTGCCATCAGTCATAGCAAGAAGATAATTGAACATCTTGCTTAAGATTTAAATTTAAGTTTTGTCTGAGCAAATTTAGGATGAATTATTCTGTTACTGTCAATTCAAGGCTACTTAATTGTACTGTAGCTATATTCAGTTTGTTTTTGACTAGAGTTTTATGTACGAGAAACTTACCCCGCCAACTATCGGTTCCAAAATCACCTTTAAGGATGGCAAGCCTGTTGTTCCCGATGAGCCGATTATTCCTTTTATTCGTGGCGATGGGACTGGGGTTGATATTTGGCCTGCTACAGAAATGGTAATTAATGCTGCGGTAGCCGCTGCTTATGGTGGACAGCGTAAAATTAACTGGTTTAAAGTATATGCAGGAGATGAAGCCTGTGAGCTGTACGGCACTTATCAATACCTACCTCAAGATACCCTAGACGCGATTAAAGAATATGGCATAGCTATCAAAGGGCCTTTAACTACCCCTGTAGGTGGGGGAATTCGCTCTCTAAATGTGGCTTTACGTCAAATGTTTCAGCTTTATGCTTGTGTGCGTCCCTGTCGCTATTATCAAGGCACGCCTTCTCCCCATAAGTATCCTGAAAAACTAGAAGTGATTGTCTATCGCGAGAATACAGAAGACATTTACTTAGGAATTGAATGGAAACAAGGAGACGAAATTGGCAAGAAGCTGATTGACCTTCTAAATCAGGAGCTAATCCCCAGCACTCCCGAACATGGTACAAAACAAATTCCTCTAGATGCGGGAATCGGCATTAAACCCATTAGTAAAACTGCTTCTCAGCGTTTAGTTAGAAAAGCCATTCAACATGCATTAACTTTAGTGCCAGAAAAACAGCAGGT contains:
- a CDS encoding response regulator transcription factor; this encodes MKKILIVDDDLTLRRILHNSLEQRGYQVISVGSGKDALARFSQDVPDIIVSDVSMPEMDGFEFCRQLRSQPSGKLIPFIFLSAKNELNDRVQGHTIGADNYLTKPFEMKELLANIEALIERSRRVHAEIVHLIEQLASPQLKDTIFNNNAQESQTTVPIEESAIPVPTKPLPLTPAEERVFWETIQGYTNKQISDRLFISPRTVQTHLSNILSKLDLSNRTQLVRFAYEQGYEKA